A region of Nocardioides sp. JS614 DNA encodes the following proteins:
- a CDS encoding PIG-L family deacetylase, which produces MATIVSLHAHPDDEALLTGGWLAQRAAAGDRVVLVFATDGDAGLTAATRAPGALGQTRRREAAASARAVGAARIAWLGYADSGMANAPTTGQGRLVDTPVTELAQAVATILNEENADILTGYDANGGYGHPDHIQVHRIARAAQQFANRRPLLLEATLDRTWLVRILRLVRPLGRLLPGLTIPGNDIYTPRTGISHSIDIRNHLEAKRAALAAHASQTSGGVRTISLILAMPRPLGRRLLGTEWFHAVL; this is translated from the coding sequence ATGGCCACCATCGTCTCCCTGCACGCCCACCCCGACGACGAGGCACTCCTGACCGGCGGCTGGTTGGCCCAACGAGCCGCCGCCGGCGACCGCGTCGTGCTCGTGTTCGCGACAGACGGCGACGCCGGGCTCACCGCCGCGACCCGCGCCCCGGGGGCCCTCGGGCAGACCCGGCGCCGCGAGGCTGCCGCCTCCGCGAGAGCTGTCGGAGCAGCGCGCATCGCCTGGCTCGGCTACGCCGACTCCGGCATGGCCAACGCACCCACGACCGGCCAAGGCCGGCTGGTCGACACACCCGTCACGGAACTGGCCCAAGCAGTCGCGACGATCCTCAACGAGGAGAACGCCGACATCCTCACCGGCTACGACGCCAACGGCGGCTACGGACACCCCGACCACATCCAAGTCCACCGGATCGCCCGCGCCGCACAGCAGTTCGCCAACCGCCGTCCGCTGCTTCTCGAAGCCACCCTCGACAGGACATGGCTGGTGCGCATCCTCCGCCTCGTCCGACCCCTCGGACGGCTGCTCCCCGGCCTCACCATCCCCGGCAACGACATCTACACCCCTCGCACAGGCATCTCCCACTCGATCGATATCCGCAACCACCTCGAAGCAAAGCGCGCAGCGCTGGCAGCCCACGCATCCCAAACCAGCGGCGGCGTCCGCACCATCAGCCTCATCCTCGCCATGCCGCGACCGCTGGGCCGCCGACTGCTCGGGACCGAATGGTTCCACGCGGTCCTGTAG